One window of Phycisphaeraceae bacterium genomic DNA carries:
- a CDS encoding MBL fold metallo-hydrolase, whose product MHTDGTEQTPWMSVLASGSSGNCSVLSWNDGARRAAALIDLGLSPRRTRNSLASLGLSLDDISFVLLTHLDSDHFHSGWLRKGLVPGPLWMHRRHVGRASREGIATLRTEVYDEGFRERGLVASVHMASHDELGVATFRIGFTQHPGQLGFATDVGRVTPGLIEHLRRVDVLAIESNYCPRLELASDRSEFLKRRIMGGSGHISNEESASAARAIGPREHLVLLHLSRQCNSPSIALGHHEGIGCPITVSTHAEPTMPIPIVGSETARIAPPRVETRVGKQWHLFPAGQHA is encoded by the coding sequence ATGCACACGGACGGCACGGAGCAGACGCCATGGATGAGCGTGCTGGCGAGCGGATCGTCGGGCAATTGCTCTGTCCTGTCATGGAACGACGGGGCAAGGCGTGCGGCAGCGTTGATCGATCTCGGGCTGAGTCCGAGGCGGACTCGCAACTCGCTCGCGTCGCTCGGGCTGTCACTCGATGACATCTCGTTCGTGCTGCTGACGCACCTTGACAGCGACCACTTCCATTCCGGCTGGCTCAGAAAGGGACTTGTGCCTGGGCCATTGTGGATGCACAGGAGGCATGTCGGGCGTGCGTCCCGCGAGGGGATCGCCACGCTCCGCACCGAGGTGTACGACGAGGGCTTTCGCGAGCGCGGCCTCGTCGCTTCGGTGCATATGGCCTCGCACGACGAACTCGGCGTCGCGACTTTCAGGATCGGCTTCACCCAGCATCCCGGGCAACTCGGATTCGCAACGGATGTCGGGCGTGTGACGCCTGGACTCATCGAGCACCTTCGGCGGGTTGATGTCCTGGCCATCGAATCAAACTACTGCCCCAGACTCGAGCTCGCGTCGGACCGCTCGGAGTTTCTCAAACGCCGCATCATGGGCGGTAGCGGGCATATCTCAAACGAGGAGTCTGCCTCAGCCGCCCGAGCGATCGGGCCACGGGAACACCTCGTTCTGCTTCACCTTTCCCGCCAGTGCAACAGCCCCTCGATCGCGCTCGGCCATCACGAGGGAATCGGCTGCCCGATCACCGTGTCCACCCATGCCGAGCCGACCATGCCAATTCCGATCGTCGGCTCAGAAACAGCACGAATCGCGCCGCCCCGTGTGGAGACACGGGTTGGGAAGCAATGGCACCTCTTCCCGGCAGGACAGCACGCATGA
- a CDS encoding DUF1080 domain-containing protein — protein sequence MMSTRSIPVFVSILIASSVPLLSTLAQSDVTSAASAGIHNPSPASDGAGWVDLFNGKDLAGWTTWGEPDAWAAVDGELRVVKPGKGWWLRTTKMYRDFELSLEFLLPPNGNSGVGLRGSSNGDPAFTGFEVQVFDSYGKPITDGVCGAVYNAIPPSVQACKPAGEWNTYHISLTGDTLNVSLNGIKVHDNEKLDSRGYIHSRDNPSPLNARMPIGYISLQDHGDAVRYRNLRIKDLSPDPDRDGYMQLLTPDMSGWVKRGSGSWAMQDGTLVGSDGPGHLFSLERYGDFELRALVRVGERGNSGIYFRAEPRTEDPNSWPRGYEAQIDNHDAKNYTGSLYNRQLGSRLITRDGAWFDYRVRAKGNHIQTWINGILMTDSEQSDFADGYIALQAHHPGSRIEFRDLRLWHLSDGAPATPRE from the coding sequence ATGATGTCCACTCGTTCGATCCCTGTGTTCGTGTCGATCCTCATCGCCTCAAGCGTGCCGCTCTTGTCCACGCTTGCGCAGTCCGATGTGACGTCTGCCGCCTCAGCGGGAATTCACAACCCGTCACCGGCTTCAGACGGTGCGGGCTGGGTGGATCTGTTCAACGGCAAGGATCTGGCCGGTTGGACGACGTGGGGCGAACCGGACGCCTGGGCCGCGGTCGATGGAGAACTGCGCGTCGTGAAGCCGGGAAAGGGCTGGTGGCTCCGGACGACGAAGATGTATCGCGACTTCGAGTTGTCGCTGGAGTTCCTGCTTCCACCCAACGGCAACAGCGGCGTCGGCTTGCGTGGATCAAGCAACGGCGATCCCGCGTTCACTGGGTTTGAGGTACAGGTCTTTGACTCGTACGGCAAGCCGATCACCGATGGCGTCTGTGGGGCGGTCTACAACGCGATCCCTCCGAGTGTCCAGGCGTGCAAGCCGGCCGGGGAGTGGAACACATACCACATCTCCCTGACTGGCGACACGCTGAATGTCTCGCTGAACGGCATCAAGGTGCATGACAACGAGAAGCTCGACTCACGCGGCTATATCCATTCCCGGGACAATCCCAGCCCGCTGAACGCACGCATGCCGATCGGATACATCTCGCTGCAGGATCATGGCGACGCCGTCCGCTACAGGAACCTCCGGATCAAGGATCTTTCTCCGGATCCGGATCGCGATGGGTATATGCAACTCCTCACGCCGGACATGTCCGGTTGGGTGAAGCGCGGCAGCGGTTCATGGGCGATGCAAGACGGCACGCTGGTCGGATCGGATGGGCCGGGGCACCTCTTCTCTCTGGAGCGTTACGGCGACTTCGAGCTTCGCGCGCTTGTGCGAGTTGGCGAACGCGGGAACAGCGGCATCTACTTCAGGGCCGAGCCGCGCACGGAGGATCCGAACTCGTGGCCGCGAGGATATGAAGCCCAGATCGATAATCACGATGCGAAGAACTACACCGGATCACTCTACAACAGACAGCTTGGCTCTCGGCTCATAACCCGTGATGGCGCGTGGTTCGATTATCGAGTCCGGGCAAAGGGCAACCACATCCAGACTTGGATCAACGGGATCCTGATGACCGATTCAGAGCAGTCTGACTTTGCCGACGGCTACATCGCACTGCAGGCCCATCACCCCGGCAGCAGGATCGAGTTCCGCGATCTGCGCCTCTGGCACCTGTCGGATGGAGCACCAGCCACCCCGCGCGAGTGA
- a CDS encoding methyltransferase domain-containing protein, whose translation MSTAPNEPGRLKDLRQQVRLLLGLRDTITVDGVRYVERTHEPLRRALSKKGRGYKDYEVTFRSGERMRIRYAPSRIYADIAGASALAPYRPADTLIRPGARLLVIDAGTGFGAAWLVQRVGPAGAIVALEEDGESSHYAIRRYTLPNVAFERGSTESLRGELDGSFDGVVALAVLRREHDDRAAQILELWRVLKPGGWMLLGGPAAGEAITTILIDSGVQDAEIATSEVVTRGPDGLMTFLVRKGVPTAAEFRNESDADEGPTDA comes from the coding sequence ATGAGCACGGCTCCGAACGAGCCGGGCAGACTGAAAGACCTGCGGCAGCAGGTCCGGCTGCTGCTTGGCCTGAGGGACACGATCACGGTCGATGGCGTTCGCTATGTGGAGCGCACCCATGAGCCGCTGCGCCGCGCACTCAGCAAGAAGGGGCGCGGGTACAAGGACTACGAAGTGACGTTCCGATCGGGCGAGCGCATGCGAATCCGCTACGCGCCTTCACGCATTTACGCTGACATCGCCGGGGCGTCCGCGCTCGCTCCATATCGCCCAGCAGACACGCTGATCCGGCCTGGTGCGAGGCTGCTCGTGATCGATGCCGGAACCGGCTTCGGTGCCGCGTGGCTTGTCCAGCGCGTCGGCCCTGCGGGGGCTATCGTCGCCCTCGAAGAAGACGGTGAGAGTTCTCACTACGCGATCAGGCGATACACGCTGCCGAACGTCGCGTTCGAGCGCGGCTCGACCGAATCGCTCAGGGGCGAACTCGACGGCTCTTTCGACGGCGTGGTCGCGCTCGCCGTGCTTCGTCGCGAGCACGATGACCGCGCGGCACAGATCCTCGAACTCTGGCGCGTTCTCAAGCCCGGCGGGTGGATGCTCCTCGGCGGCCCGGCCGCGGGTGAGGCGATCACGACCATCCTCATCGACTCAGGGGTGCAGGATGCGGAGATCGCGACATCAGAGGTTGTGACCCGGGGGCCAGACGGGCTCATGACATTCCTCGTCCGCAAGGGCGTGCCGACGGCAGCAGAGTTTCGGAACGAATCCGATGCCGACGAGGGTCCGACCGATGCCTGA
- a CDS encoding HAD-IA family hydrolase, whose translation MSTDAIGAVVFDWGGVILRICRSWDEGCDRAGVARRERPGGEAMTLERRRLNGLYQTGMIDCDTYFDGVAATTMGAYAASDVRRVHDAWLVEEYDGVRALIEELNASGRVQTGLLSNTSHRHWLRHIPTGSGMADFPTIGLLRHKHASHLLKLAKPSIDIHRAFERESGLLPSQILFFDDLAENISGARAAGWHAVQIDHTGDTASQMRATLRSLGILDDR comes from the coding sequence ATGAGCACGGACGCGATCGGTGCTGTCGTCTTCGACTGGGGGGGTGTCATCCTGCGCATCTGTCGCTCCTGGGACGAGGGGTGCGATCGCGCCGGTGTTGCACGTCGGGAACGCCCCGGAGGCGAGGCGATGACGCTGGAGCGGCGTCGCCTCAACGGTCTGTATCAGACCGGGATGATCGACTGCGACACGTACTTTGACGGGGTTGCAGCGACGACCATGGGCGCGTACGCGGCATCCGATGTTCGGCGAGTGCATGACGCGTGGCTTGTCGAGGAGTATGACGGTGTACGGGCATTGATCGAGGAACTGAACGCCTCGGGACGCGTGCAGACGGGTCTGCTCTCGAACACAAGCCACAGGCACTGGCTTCGGCACATACCCACCGGCAGCGGCATGGCGGACTTTCCGACGATCGGGCTGCTTCGACACAAGCACGCGAGCCATCTGCTCAAGCTCGCGAAGCCGAGCATCGACATTCATCGCGCCTTTGAGAGAGAGTCCGGGCTGCTCCCTTCTCAGATCCTGTTCTTCGACGACTTGGCAGAGAACATCAGCGGAGCCCGTGCCGCCGGGTGGCATGCGGTCCAGATCGACCACACGGGCGATACCGCCTCGCAGATGCGAGCGACCCTTCGATCGCTCGGGATTCTCGACGACCGCTGA
- the lpxA gene encoding acyl-ACP--UDP-N-acetylglucosamine O-acyltransferase, whose translation MQVQGSPQIHPTSIVSPECRLGQGVRIGPFCVLEGEITIGDDAELISHVCLRGPLRIGDRTRVYPGACLGFEPQDFKYKPGMQTAGVVVGSDCLIREHVTIHASTKPDVPTQVGNGCFLMATTHLGHDVRIGNNVVMVNGAGIAGHSDIGDNVILSGGVLIHQFVRVGRYAMLSGGVGVSMDVPPFCVVAERNRLGGINLVGMRRAGFTRDEITGVRRAFREVLRVPTLTKQEMVDKLQELGRTCPPVAEMASFVAEPNRRAICPGPGRPPRMFTTFLHLGRRGKSGLQEALLGSSDEE comes from the coding sequence ATGCAAGTACAGGGCTCACCGCAGATCCATCCGACCTCGATCGTCTCGCCTGAATGCCGCCTCGGTCAGGGCGTCCGCATCGGACCATTCTGTGTGCTCGAGGGGGAGATCACGATCGGCGATGACGCCGAGTTGATCTCGCACGTCTGCTTGCGCGGACCGCTGCGCATCGGCGATCGGACCCGTGTGTATCCCGGCGCGTGCCTCGGGTTCGAGCCCCAGGATTTTAAGTACAAGCCGGGGATGCAGACTGCGGGAGTCGTGGTCGGCTCCGACTGCCTGATTCGAGAGCACGTCACGATCCACGCTTCGACAAAGCCGGATGTACCGACCCAGGTCGGCAACGGCTGCTTCCTCATGGCGACAACGCATCTCGGCCACGATGTTCGAATCGGCAACAACGTGGTGATGGTCAATGGCGCGGGCATCGCCGGGCACAGTGATATCGGGGACAACGTGATCCTCTCGGGCGGCGTGCTCATTCACCAGTTCGTTCGCGTAGGGAGATACGCGATGCTGTCGGGGGGTGTCGGCGTCTCGATGGATGTGCCGCCGTTCTGCGTCGTCGCGGAGCGGAATCGACTGGGCGGGATCAATCTCGTCGGCATGCGTCGGGCCGGCTTCACTCGGGATGAGATCACGGGAGTGCGGCGTGCGTTCCGCGAGGTTCTTCGGGTGCCGACGCTCACGAAGCAGGAGATGGTGGACAAGCTCCAGGAGCTCGGGCGGACCTGCCCCCCTGTCGCCGAGATGGCCTCGTTTGTCGCGGAGCCGAATCGGCGCGCTATATGCCCCGGGCCGGGACGCCCACCCCGGATGTTCACGACATTCCTGCATCTTGGCCGCCGGGGCAAGAGCGGCCTGCAGGAGGCGCTGCTTGGCTCGTCGGACGAAGAGTGA